The sequence below is a genomic window from Thermoanaerobaculia bacterium.
ACCTCTTCGTCGTGCTGACGGGAGTTCCGCAGGTCTACAAGGACTGGGGAAAGCCCACCCAGCAGGCCCTCGCCTCGCTCACGGCGGCGGAGGCGCGCGCGCTCCACGACGCGGGGCAGTTCCCGAAGGGGAGCATGGGTCCGAAGATCGACGCCGCGCTGCGGTTCGTCGAGGCCGGAGGCCGCGAGGTCCTGATCACGGACGCGCCGTCGCTCTCCGCCGCGCTCGACGGACGGAGCGGCACCTACGTGAGGAACGCATGAAGAAGGATTTCATCTCCATCCACGACCGGACCCCGGCCGAGATCGCCGAGCTTCTCGACCTCGCGGACGGGATCAAGAAGGACCGCGCCCGCTACCGCTCGGCGCTCGCGGGAAAGACGCTCGCGATGATCTTCGAGAAGTCGTCGACGCGGACGCGCGTCTCGTTCGAGGCGGGGATGTACCAGCTCGGCGGCATCGGCATGTTCCTGTCGTCGCGCGACCTGCAGATCGGGCGGGGGGAGCCGATCGCCGACACCGCCCGGGTGCTCTCCCGCTACGTCGACGGGATCATGGCCCGGACTTTCGCGCACGAGACCGTCACGGAGCTCGCCCGGCATGCGACCGTCCCCGTGATCAACGGGCTCACGGACCGGCTCCATCCGTGCCAGGTGATGGCCGACCTCCAGACGATCCGCGAGGTGTTCGGAGAGCTCGCGGGGCGCAAGCTCGCCTACGTGGGGGACGGCAACAACATGGCGCACTCGCTGATGTTCGGCGGCGCGAAGACCGGGATGTCCGTCGCGGTCGCGAGCCCGGAAGGATACGAGCCGAAGGAAGAGATCGTCGCCTCCGCCCGGCGCGACGCGGAGGAGACCGGCGCCTCGATCACGACGACGCACGATCCGGCGGAGGCCGTGGCCGGCGCGCACGTCGTCTACACCGACGTCTGGGCGTCGATGGGACAGGAGGACGAGGCCCGCGTCCGCCGCGAGAAGTTCGCGGGATTCACGGTGACCGAATCCCTCATGGCGAAGGCCGCGCGCGACGCGATCTTCCTCCATTGTCTTCCCGCGCACCGCGGCGAAGAGGTCGAGGCCGCCGTCGCCGACGGGCCGCGCTCGCGGATCTTCGACGAGGCCGAGAACCGGCTTCACGCGCAGAAGGCGATTCTCGTCTCCCTGATGGCGTGACGGCGGCGGGGAAGAAGCGACCGCGTCCGGGTCGACGCCCCGGGTTCTGGGCCCGGGCGGAGGTCCGGCGCTATCTCCCCGTCGCGATCGGGGTCCTCGCAATGGTTCTCCTCGTCCTCACGTTCGCCGTCGCGCCCCGGGGCCGCCGGCGGCCCGCGGAAGCCGCGCCCGCCGCCGCGGCGCCCGAGCCGGCGACGATCTCGGAGCGGGACGCGGATCTCCGGCGCGGGCCGGACTCCCGATCGGAGGTCGTCGTCACGCTCCGCCGGGGGTCGGCGATCACGCTCGTGGAGCAGAAGGGGATCTGGTGCCGCGTCCGGGACGCCTCGGGACGCGAGGGGTTCCTCCTGCGCCATTCGGTCGAGCGGGACGCCGACCGGGCGCTCCGGTCGCGGCGCGCGGAGACGATCTTCCGGTTCGCGCCCCTTTCCGGCGACGTCGCCGACGACACGCCGCTCCTTCTGGCTCCCTTTTCGTTTGCCGCGGTCTGGGGGGAGGCCGGACGCGGCGATTCCCTGCCGATCTATTCCGTGGACCACGGCTATTACGCGACGAAGCTCCCGGACGGGACGCTCGGGTTCGTGGCCTCGGAGGACGTCGACGTGATTCCCGCCGATCCCGCCGAGCCCGCGCTGACGCCCGGAGCCGGGAAAGTCGTCAAGGAGATCTCGGTCTCCGAGCAGTCTCCGCAACCCGCGCCGGCGCCGCCGCCGATTCCCGGCATGCCCGACGACGTCCCCGCCCCGGGGCCGGTCCCGCCGGGCATCCCGCCCGCGG
It includes:
- a CDS encoding TonB family protein, with product MTAAGKKRPRPGRRPGFWARAEVRRYLPVAIGVLAMVLLVLTFAVAPRGRRRPAEAAPAAAAPEPATISERDADLRRGPDSRSEVVVTLRRGSAITLVEQKGIWCRVRDASGREGFLLRHSVERDADRALRSRRAETIFRFAPLSGDVADDTPLLLAPFSFAAVWGEAGRGDSLPIYSVDHGYYATKLPDGTLGFVASEDVDVIPADPAEPALTPGAGKVVKEISVSEQSPQPAPAPPPIPGMPDDVPAPGPVPPGIPPAGVSGEAADVAPAVLLQKVEPVYPPAAFAARVAGTVVLQVSIDREGNVGRIEVKRQAPLGMTEAAIAAVQRWRYKPATALGGPIPSMKLVRIEFKPPE
- the argF gene encoding ornithine carbamoyltransferase — encoded protein: MKKDFISIHDRTPAEIAELLDLADGIKKDRARYRSALAGKTLAMIFEKSSTRTRVSFEAGMYQLGGIGMFLSSRDLQIGRGEPIADTARVLSRYVDGIMARTFAHETVTELARHATVPVINGLTDRLHPCQVMADLQTIREVFGELAGRKLAYVGDGNNMAHSLMFGGAKTGMSVAVASPEGYEPKEEIVASARRDAEETGASITTTHDPAEAVAGAHVVYTDVWASMGQEDEARVRREKFAGFTVTESLMAKAARDAIFLHCLPAHRGEEVEAAVADGPRSRIFDEAENRLHAQKAILVSLMA